A part of Fusarium graminearum PH-1 chromosome 3, whole genome shotgun sequence genomic DNA contains:
- a CDS encoding cyanamide hydratase, translating into MSSPEAKTNGWTAVPLNAKNILDTVGKLAEVPTYKAEDIQFPSDDKLVAEAQAFAKARLSPEAYNHSMRVFYWGNILAKRLLPEHFGALSTSTWALTCLLHDIGTADVFFTSTHMSFDLYGGIKAMEVLKVLGGTTDQAEAVAEAIIRHQDVGVDGTITFLGQLIQLATLYDNVGVYEGIQDYGSWVDEATRDNINRAFPRHKWTSCFASVIRQEESNKPWCHSTHIVDFPEKLEANTLMKPWEE; encoded by the exons ATGTCTTCACCTGAAGCCAAAACTAACGGTTGGACTGCTGTCCCCCTCAACGCTAAGAATATTCTCGACACTGTAGGAAAGCTCGCAGAAGTTCCCACCTACAAGGCAGAGGATATTCAATTTCCATCAGACGACAAGCTAGTCGccgaagcccaagcctttgCCAAGGCACGACTAAGCCCTGAAGCCTATAATCACTCCATGCGAGTATTTTACTGGG GAAACATTCTTGCAAAGCGTTTGCTGCCAGAGCATTTTGGAGCTTTGTCCACGTCTACCTGGGCACTCACCTGTCTCTTACACGACATAGGAACGGCCGATGTCTTCTTCACATCCACACACATGTCGTTCGATCTCTATGGCGGCATAAAGGCTATGGAAGTGCTCAAGGTGCTCGGTGGTACCACCGACCAAGCTGAAGCTGTCGCCGAGGCCATCATACGTCATCAGGATGTGGGCGTGGACGGCACCATCACTTTTCTTGGGCAGCTGATTCAACTTGCCACACTTTATGATAACGTCGGCGTTTATGAGGGCATTCAAGACTATGGCAGTTGGGTTGATGAGGCCACTCGCGATAATATCAATAGGGCATTTCCTCGACACAAGTGGACGTCTTGCTTTGCTTCCGTCATTCGTCAGGAGGAGTCCAACAAACCCTGGTGCCATTCTACACATATTGTGGACTTTCCTGAAAAGCTTGAGGCCAACACTCTTATGAAGCCTTGGGAGGAGTAG